Within Streptomyces albofaciens JCM 4342, the genomic segment GTCCGCAGTGTCTGGTGACGGTACGCGGCCGTGCCCATCAGGGCCGGCGGACTCGTGCGGGCACCGGGATAGCCGCCGGTCAGCAGCCGGAAGCGGTCGTCGAGCCGGTGCAGCAGCTGCTCCACCGACAGGGCCCGCAGCCGACCGGCGGCCAACTCCAGCGCGAGCGGGATGCCGTCCAGGCGGCGGCACAGTTCGGCGACGGCGGCCTCGCCCGCCGCGTCCGTGGTGAAGCCGGGGACCACGGCCGCGGCCCGGTCGTGGAACAGGCCCGCCGCGTCCGGGCCGTCCATCGGCGGCAGCGGCAGGTTCTGTTCGCCGGGCAGGCCGAGCGGGCGCCGGCCCGCCGCCAGCACGCGCAGGCCGGGCGCGCGCCGCAGCAGGTCGGCGGCGAGGTCGGCGCAGTCGTCGACCAGGTGCTCGTAGCCGTCCAGGACGAGCAGCAGGTCGCGGCCCGCGAGGTGGTCGCGCAGCGCGGCGCGCGGCGGCCGTCCCGTGTGGTCGGCGAGGCCCAGCGCCTCGGCGACCGCGTGGTCCAGCAGGTGGCCGTGGCGCAGCGGAGCCAGCTCGGCCAGCCACACCCCATCGCAGAAGCGATCCTGCAAGAGCTTGGCGGCGTGGGTGGCGAGCCGGGACTTCCCCACGCCGCCGACCCCGGTGAGCGCCACCAGCCGGGCGGACTCCAGATGCCCGGCCAGCGCGGCGAGTTCGCCGTCGCGGCCGATGAACCGGGTCAGCTCCGCGGGAAGATTGCCGGGCACCCGCGGGCGCTCGGAGGAAGGGCGGGGCAGGGGGCGTCGCATGGGACACGGAGCGTACTCGCAGGTGTGCGGACCGTACAATCGCCCGGCGGTGGGCCCCGCGCCGCACGGGGAGCGCGGTACGGGCGCGCGCCCGCGGCGCGATAGGCTCGGGACCTGCCGTTCGAGCAGGACGGAACCGGAACAGAATCAGTCGGAGAGTGGTGCCAACGTGACCGGTGGAGAGGTGGCCGGGATCCTCGTGGCCGTCTTCTGGGCGATCCTCGTGTCCTTCCTCGCCCTGGTGCTGGTGAGGCTCGCACAGACGCTCAAGGCGACGACCAGGATGGTCGCCGAGGTGTCCGAGCAGGCCGTGCCGCTGCTGGCCGACGCGTCCGCGACCGTCCGCTCCGCGCACACCCAGCTCGCCCGGGTCGACGCCATCGCCTCCGACGTCCAGGAGGTCACCGCCAACGCCTCCGCGCTCTCCTCGACCGTCTCCTCCGCGTTCGGCGGACCGCTGGTCAAGGTCGCGGCGTTCGGTTACGGCGTGCGCCGCGCGATCGGCAGGAAGGGCGCGCCGCCCGAGCCGAAGCGCACCGTCGTCGGCCGTACCCTGCCCGCCGCCCGCCGCGGCGGGCGCCGCAACCGTCGCTCCAAGGACTGATCGCCGCGATGTTCCGCCGCGCATTCTGGTTCACCACCGGCGCCGCCGCCGGGGTGTGGGCCACCACCAAGGTCAACCGCAAGCTGCGCAAGCTCCAGCCCGACAGCCTCGCGGCGCAGGCCGCCGGCAAGGCCGTCGAGACCGGACACCGGCTGCGCCAATTTGCAGTGGACGTACGCACGGGAATGGCGGACCGTGAGGGACAGCTGTACGAAGCGCTGGGCCTGACGGACCGGGGCGACGCACGCGAGCTGCCCCCCGCGCGCTCCCGTCCCGCGCTCCGAACGCCGCAGTACCCGATCACGCAGCACCGAACGATTACCCCCGGACCGACCGGACCGACCGGAAAAGAGGACCACTGATGGAGTCGGCTGAAATCCGCCGCCGCTGGCTGCGCTTCTTCGAGGAGCGCGGGCACACCGTCGTGCCGTCGGCGTCGCTCATCGCGGACGACCCGACGCTGCTGCTGGTCCCCGCGGGCATGGTGCCCTTCAAGCCCTACTTCCTGGGCGAGGTCAAGCCGCCGTGGCCGCGCGCCACCAGCGTCCAGAAGTGCGTGCGCACACCGGACATCGAAGAGGTCGGCAAGACCACCCGGCACGGCACGTTCTTCCAGATGTGCGGCAACTTCTCCTTCGGCGACTACTTCAAGGAAGGCGCCATCAAGCACGCCTGGGAGCTGCTGACCGGCTCCCAGGACGACGGCGGCTTCGGCCTGGACCCGGAGAAGCTCTGGATCACCGTCTACCTGGACGACGACGAGGCCGAGCGCATCTGGCACGAGGTCGTCGGGGTGCCCAAGGAGCGCATCCAACGCCTGGGCAAGAAGGAGAACTACTGGTCCATGGGCGTCCCGGGCCCGTGCGGCCCGTGCTCCGAGATCAACTACGACCGCGGCCCGGAGTTCGGCGTCGAGGGCGGCCCGGCCGTCAACGACGAGCGGTACGTGGAGATCTGGAACCTGGTCTTCATGCAGTACGAGCGCGGCGAGGGCACCGGCAAGGAGGACTTCGAGATCCTCGGTGACCTGCCGAGCAAGAACATCGACACCGGCCTCGGCCTGGAACGCCTGGCGATGATCCTCCAGGGCGTCCACAACATGTACGAGACCGACACGCTGCGCGTCGTCATCGACAAGGCCGGCGACCTGACCGGCGTACGCTACGGCGCCGCCGCCGACACCGACGTGTCGCTGCGCGTGGTCGCCGACCACATGCGGACGTCCACGATGCTCATCGGCGACGGCGTCACCCCCGGCAACGAGGGCCGCGGCTACGTGCTGCGCCGCATCATGCGCCGCGCCATCCGCAACATGCGCCTGCTCGGCGCCACCGGCCCGGTCGTCGCCGACCTGCTGGACGTGGTCATCAAGACGATGGGCCAGCAGTACCCGGAGCTGATCGAGGACCGCAAGCGCATCGAGACGGTCGCACTCGCCGAGGAGGCCGCCTTCCTCAAGACGCTCAAGGCCGGCACCAACATCCTCGACACCGCCGTCACCGAGACCAAGGCCGCCGGCGGCACGGTGCTCCCCGGCGACAAGGCGTTCCTGCTCCACGACACCTGGGGCTTCCCCATCGACCTCACCCTCGAAATGGCCGCCGAACAGGGCCTTTCGGTGGACGAGAACGGCTTCCGCCGGCTGATGAAGGAGCAGCGGGAGCGCGCCAAGGCCGACGCCCAGGCCAAGAAGCACGGCCACGCCGACCTGTCCGCCTACCGTGAGGTGGCCGACCGCTCCGGCGCCACCGTCTTCACCGGCTACACCCACACCGAGGGCGAGTCGTCCGTCGTCGGCCTGCTGGCCAACGGTGTGTCGGCGCCCGCCGCCCAGGAGGGCGACGAGGTCGAGGTCGTCCTGGACCGCACCCCCTTCTACGCCGAGGGCGGCGGCCAGCTCGCCGACACCGGCCGGATCAAGCTGGAGTCCGGCGCCGTCGTCGAGGTGCGCGACGTGCAGCAGCCGGTGCCCGGCGTCACGGTGCACAAGGGCGTCGTGCAGGTCGGCGAGGTCGTGGTCGGCTCGCCCGCGTACGCCACCATCGACGTCAAGCGCCGCCGGGCCATCGCCCGTGCCCACAGCGCCACCCACCTCACCCACCAGGCGCTGCGCGACGCGCTCGGCCCCACGGCCGCCCAGGCCGGTTCGGAGAACTCCCCGGGCCGCTTCCGCTTCGACTTCGGCTCGCCGACCGCCGTGCCCGGTACGGTCCTGACCGACGTCGAGCAGCGCATCAACGAGGTGCTCTCCCGCGAACTGGACGTCCAGGCCGAGGTCATGAGCATGGAGGACGCCAAGAAGCAGGGCGCCATCGCCGAGTTCGGCGAGAAGTACGGCGACCGGGTGCGCGTGGTGACCATCGGTGACTTCTCCAAGGAGCTGTGCGGCGGCACCCACGTGGCCAACACCGCCCAGCTCGGCCTGGTCAAGCTGCTCGGCGAGTCCTCCATCGGCTCCGGTGTGCGCCGTGTGGAGGCCCTGGTCGGCGTGGACGCCTACAACTTCCTCGCCCGCGAGCACACCGTCGTCTCGCAGCTGACCGAGCTGGTCAAGGGCCGCCCCGAGGAGCTGCCCGAGAAGATCTCCGGCGTGCTGGCCAAGCTCAAGGAGGCCGAGAAGGAGATCGAGCGCTACCGCGCCGAGAAGGTCCTCCAGGCCGCCGCCGGGCTGGCCCAGGAGGCCAAGGACGTACGGGGCGTCGCGCTGGCCGCCGCCCGGGTCGCCGACGGCACCTCCGCCGACGACCTGCGCAAGCTGGTGCTGGACGTGCGCGGCCGCATCCCGGGCGACCGCCCGGCCGTGGTGGCGCTGTTCACCGTGGCCAACGGCCGCCCGCTGACCGTCATCGCCACCAACGAGGCCGCCCGCGAGCGCGGCATCAAGGCCGGTGACCTGGTCCGTACAGCCGCCAAGACGCTGGGCGGCGGCGGTGGCGGCAAGCCGGACGTGGCCCAGGGCGGCGGCCAGAACGCCGCCGCGGTGCCCGAGGCCATCGAGGCCGTCGAGCGTCTCGTGGCCGAGGCGGCCTGAGCACGTGAGTGAGATGCGGCGCGGCAGGCGCCTCGCCATCGACGTGGGGGACGCCCGGATCGGGGTCGCCTCGTGCGACCCCGACGGGGTCCTCGCGACCCCCGTGGAGACGGTGCCCGGCCGGGACGTCCCGGCCGCGCACCGGCGCCTCAAGGCGCTCGTCGAGGAGTACGAGCCCCTTGAGGTCGTCGTCGGCCTGCCCCGCTCCCTGAACGGGGGAGAGGGGCCGGCCGCGGCCAAGGTGCGGGCCTTCGCGCAGGAGATGGCGCGCGGGATCGCTCCGGTGGCGGTACGCCTGGTCGATGAGCGCATGACAACCGTCACAGCCACACAGGGCCTGCGGGCCTCCGGGGTGCGCAGCAAAAAGGGCCGTTCCGTGGTGGATCAGGCGGCTGCGGTGGTCATTCTCCAGAGTGCACTGGAGACCGAACGGGTGTCTGGTCACCCACCCGGCGAGAGCGTCGAAGTGGTCATCTGATCGCGGTACGGTAACGTTCCGCGCGACGTCGCGGCGGATCGAACAACCGCACGTGCAGAAAGAGGCGGTCGGTACCGCAGGCGCTGCCACCCAGGAGCGCACCGCCTCGCGGCTCTAGGGGATCGATGACTGAGTATGGCCGGGGCTACGGCTCCGAACCGTGGCATCCCGACGACCCTCTCTACGGAGACCAGGGTCGTTACGGAGGCCGGCCGCAACAGCCTCAGCAAGGTTCCTACGGGGGGCAGTACGGCGGCCCGCACCAGCAGCAGGCCGCCTACGGAGGCCAGCCGCAAGGCGGCCAGCAGCAGCACTACGGTCAGCAGCCGCATGGCCAGCACCACCAGGGGCAGCACCCCCACGGCCAGCAGCCCCAGTGGGATGAGCTGTCCGGCCCGTACCAGGCCCAGCAGCAGTACAACGGCGGCTGGGACGCGTCCCAGGGCGGCGCCCCGTACGACCCGTACGGCCAGCAGCCGCCGGTCGACCCGTACAGCGGCCAGACCCCCGACTACTACGGAACCCAGGACGCGTACCCGCCGCCGCAGCCCCAGCACCTGCGTCAGCAGCAGGGCGGGCAGCCCGGCTCCCAGGGCCCCGGCTCCCAGGGCCCCGGGCCGCAGGGCCAGGGCGAGCACCGCGACCAGATCGGCCAGACCGCGCAGTTCGAAGCGGTGCGCCCGGAGCAGCTGCGCCAGCCGCCGCACCCCTCCCCGCCCGGTGACGACTTCCGGGCCGCTCCCGAACCCGAACAGGACGAGCAGGTCCGGGAGCCGGCGCACTCCTTCTTCAAGGACGACCCGGACGGCGACGACGGCTACGACGACCCGCGCGAGGAACGCCGGGCCGGCCGGGAGCGCCGCGGCAAGGACCCCAAGGGCGGCAAGAAGGGCAAGCGGCGCAGCCGTACGTCCTGCCTGGTCGTCGCCGGTGTCTTCCTCGTCGGCGGCGGCGCGGTCGCCTACTTCGGCTACGACTTCTGGATGAGCCACTTCGGCCCGGCCCCCGACTTCGAGGGCGAGGGCAGCGGGGAGGTGCAGGTCCAGATCCCGCCGGACACCTCCATCATGAAGATGGGGCTGATCCTCAAGAGCGCGGGCGTGGTCAAGAGCGCCGACGCGTTCACCGAGGCGGCGAGCGAGAACGGCCAGGGCAAGCGGCTCCAGGCCGGCGCCTACTCGCTGCGCAAGCAGATGTCGGCGGCGTCCGCGGTCAAGCTCATGCTGGACCCCAAGAGCCGCAACGGCCTCACCGTCCGCGAGGGCCTGCGCAACGCCGCCGTCTACGACCTGATCGACAAGAAGCTGCGCCTGAAGTCCGGTACGACCAAGGAGGTCGCCGCCTCCGAGGCCAAGAACCTGGGGCTGCCCTCCTGGGCGAACAGCAACCCGAAGATCAAGGACCCGCTGGAGGGCTTCCTCTACCCCTCCACGTACAGCGTCAGCGGCAAGGCCAAGCCGGCCGAGGTCCTCAAGGAGATGGTGGCGCGGGCCAACCGGGAGTACGCCAAGTACGACCTGGAGGAGAACGCGAGGAAGTTCGGCCTCAAGTCGCCGCTGGACCTGATCACGGTCGCCAGCCTCACCCAGGCCGAGGGCATCACCCACGACGACTTCCGCAAGATGGCCGCGGTCGTCTACAACCGGCTCGCGCCGACCAACACGGTCACCAACCAGAAGCTCGAATTCGACTCGACGTACAACTACCTGAAGAACCAGAGCAAGATCGACATCGGTACGCGCGAGATCCGCAACTACGACGACCCGTACAACACGTACTTCTACAAGGGCCTGCCGCCCGGACCGATCGGCAACCCCGGCGAGGACGCGCTGAAGGCGTCGATCGACCCGGACCAGAGCGCCAAGTGGCTGTTCTTCATCTCCATCGACGGGAAGAAGACCGACTTCACGACCAACCTCAAGGACCACGAGAAACTGGTCCAGGAGTTCAACAAGCGCAAGCGTCAGTCGTAGCGCCCCCTGCCGCCCGGCCGCCGCGGTCCCGCCCCGGCGGCCGGACCGGGGGCGCCTCGGTCACCGCGCGGTGTTCGTCTATCGTTTCGCGGGTCCGAGCTGAGGAGCACCATGTCCAGTGAAGTCCAGGTCCGCCGCCGGGCGGCGGTCCTCGGGTCGCCCATCGCCCACTCCCTGTCCCCGGTCCTGCACCGCGCCGCCTACGCCGAACTGGGCCTGGCCGACTGGGAGTACGGCCGCCACGAGATCGACGAGGCCGCGCTGCCCGGCTTCCTGGAGCGGCTGGACGGCGCGTGGGCGGGCCTGTCCCTGACCATGCCGCTCAAGCGGGCGGTGATCCCGCTGCTGGACGAGATCAGCGACACCGCCGCCTCCGTCGAGGCCGTGAACACCGTCGTCCTCACCGAGGACGGGCGGCGCACCGGCGACAACACCGACATCCCCGGCATGCTGGCCGCACTGCGCGAGCGCGGTGTGCACCGGGTCGAAGGCGCGGCCGTGCTGGGCGCCGGCGCCACCGCCTCCTCCGCGCTGGCCGCCCTGTCCCGGATCTGTACGGGCGAGGTGACCGCCTACGTCCGCAGCGAGGCGCGGGCCGCGGAGATGCGCGGCTGGGGCGAGCGGCTGGGCGTCGCCGTCCGTACCGCCGACTGGTCGCGGGCGGCCGCGGCCTTCGAGGCGCCGCTGGTCATCGCCACCACCCCGGCCGGGACCACCGACGCGCTGGCCGCCGCCGTGCCCGAGCGGCCCGGCACCCTCTTCGACGTGCTGTACGAGCCGTGGCCGACCGCCCTGGCCGCCGCGTGGAGCGCCCGCGGCGGCGCGGTCGTGGGCGGCCTGGACCTCCTCGTCCACCAGGCAGTCCTCCAGGTGGAGCAGATGACCGGCCGGTCCCCGGCCCCGCTGGCGGCGATGCGCGCGGCGGGGGAGGCGGCGCTCGCCGGACGGTGACCCGTCCGGCGCGCCGTCGCCGGTCCGCTTCCTGGACGGGGAGCGGCCCGCCGGGGCGGACGTGGGAGGATCGGGGGGAGACTGTTCGCGCAGTAGCAGGACATGAGGAGCATCGTTGAGCAGGTTGCGCTGGCTGACGGCGGGGGAGTCGCACGGCCCCGCACTCGTGGCGACGCTGGAGGGCCTCCCGGCCGGCGTCCCGATCACCACGGACATGGTGGCGGACGCCCTGGCCCGTCGCCGGCTCGGCTATGGCCGCGGTGCCCGCATGAAGTTCGAGCGCGACGAGGTCACCTTCCTCGGCGGCGTCCGGCACGGACTCACCCTCGGCTCGCCCGTCGCGGTCATGGTGGGCAACACCGAGTGGCCCAAGTGGGAGAAGGTCATGGCGGCCGACCCGGTCGACCCCGCCGAGCTGGCCGAACTGGCCCGCAACGCCCCGCTGACCCGCCCCCGCCCCGGCCACGCCGACCTGGCCGGCATGCAGAAGTACGGTTTCGACGAGGCCCGGCCCGTCCTGGAGCGCGCCTCCGCCCGCGAGACCGCCGCCCGCGTCGCGCTCGGCACGGTCGCCCGCTCCTACCTCAAGGAGACGGCCGGCATCGAGATCGTCTCGCACGTGGTCGAGCTGGCCGCCGCCAAGGCCCCGTACGGCGTGGTGCCGAAGCCGTCGGACGTGGAGCGGCTGGACGCCGACCCGGTGCGCTGCCTGGACCCGGAGGCGAGCGCGGCCATGGTCGCCGAGATCGACCAGGCCCACAAGGACGGCGACACCCTCGGCGGCGTCGTCGAGGTGCTGGCGTACGGCGTGCCCGTCGGCCTCGGCTCGCACGTGCACTGGGACCGGCGGCTGGACGCGCGGCTGGCCGGTGCCCTCATGGGCATCCAGGCGATCAAGGGCGTCGAGGTCGGCGACGGCTTCGACCTGGCCCGGGTGCCCGGTTCCAAGGCTCATGACGAGATCGTCTCCACGGACGAGGGCATCCGCCGCGCCACCGGCCGCTCCGGCGGCACCGAGGGCGGCCTGACCACCGGCGAGCTGCTGCGCGTACGGGCCGCGATGAAGCCGATCGCGACCGTGCCGCGCGCCCTGGCCACCGTCGACGTGACCACCGGCGAGGCCACCCAGGCGCACCACCAGCGCTCCGACGTGTGCGCGGTCCCGGCGGCCGGCATCGTCGCGGAGGCGATGGTCGCGCTGGTGCTGGCCGACGCGGTGGCGGAGAAGTTCGGCGGCGACAGCGTGCTGGAGACCCGCCGCAACGTGCGCTCCTTCCTCGACGCCCTGGCGATCAAGTGACGCCGCCGCTCGTGGTGCTGGTGGGCCCCCCGGGCGCGGGGAAGTCCACCGTCGGGGCCCTGCTGGCCGAACGGCTCGGCGCCGGCTACCGCGACACCGACGCGGACATCGAGGCGGGCGCGGGCAAGCCGATCCCGGAGATCTTCATCGACGACGGCGAGCCGCACTTCCGCGAGCTGGAGCGGCAGGCCGTACGGGCCGCCGTCGAGACCCACCCCGGCGTGCTCTCGCTCGGCGGCGGCGCGGTCATGGACGACGGCACCCGCGCCCTGCTGACCGGCCTGCCCGTCGTCTTCCTGGACGTCCAACTGGCCGACGCCGTACGGCGCGTGGGCCTCGACGCGCCGCGCCCGCTGCTCGCCGTCAACCCGCGGCAGCGCTGGCGCGAGCTGATGGAGGCGCGCCGCCCGCTGTACACGGAGGTCGCGCGCGCCGTGGTCACCACGGACGGCCGCACGCCCGAAGAGGTCGCCGACGCCGTACTGGACGCATTGCAGCTACAGAAACCACGGGAGACCGGGGCCCCGGCGGCGGACGCCGCGGTCCCCGGCACGCCCGGGAGAGAGGATCACCCGTGACGGAGCAGCCCACCCGCATCCAGGTCGGCGGCACCGCGGGCACCGACCCGTACGAGGTCCTGGTCGGCCGGCAGCTGCTGGGCGAGCTGGCGGGCCTGATCGGCAAGAAGGCGCAGCGGGTCGCCGTGCTGCACCCGGAGGCGCTGGCCGCCACCGGTGAGGCGCTGCGCGAGGACCTGGCTGGCCAGGGGTACGAGGCCATCGCCGTCCAGCTGCCCAACGCCGAGGAGGCCAAGACCGCCGAGGTCGCGGCCTACTGCTGGAAGGCGCTCGGCCAGACCGGCTTCACCCGCACCGACGTGATCGTCGGCGTCGGCGGTGGCGCCACCACGGACGTCGCGGGCTTCGTCGCCGCGACGTGGCTGCGCGGGGTGCGCTGGATCGCCGTACCGACCACCGTGCTCGGCATGGTGGACGCCGCGGTCGGCGGCAAGACCGGCATCAACACCGCCGAGGGCAAGAACCTGGTCGGCGCCTTCCACCCGCCGGCCGGCGTGCTGTGCGACCTGGCCGCGCTGGACTCCCTCCCGGTCCACGACTACGTCTCCGGGCTCGCCGAGGTCATCAAGGCGGGCTTCATCGCCGACCCGGCCATCCTGGAGCTGATCGAGTCCGACCCCGAGGGCGCCAAGCGCCCCGACGGCCCGCACACCACCGAGCTGATCGAGCGCGCCATCCGGGTCAAGGCCGAGGTGGTCTCCGCGGACCTGAAGGAATCCGGGCTGCGCGAGATCCTCAACTACGGCCACACCCTGGGCCACGCCATCGAGAAGAACGAGCGCTACAACTGGCGGCACGGCGCCGCGGTCTCCGTCGGCATGGTCTTCGCCGCCGAACTGGGCCGCATCGCCGGGCGCCTGGACGACGCGACCGCCGACCGGCACCGCGCCGTCCTGGCGTCGGTGGGCCTGCCGCTGACCTACCGGGGCGACCAGTGGCCCAAGCTGCTGGAGACGATGAAGGTCGACAAGAAGTCGCGCGGCGACCGGCTGCGCTTCATCGTCCTGGACGGCCTGGCCAAGCCCACCGTCCTGGAGGGCCCCGACCCGGCGATGCTGCTCGCCGCGCACGCGGAGATCGCCGCGTGAGGCGCGTCCTGGTCCTCAACGGGCCCAACCTCGGCCGTCTGGGCTCCCGCGAGCCCGACGTCTACGGCTCCACGTCCTACGCCGGCCTGGTCGAGCGCTGCACCGCGCTCGGCGAGGAACTGGGCCTGGCGGCCGAGGTCCGGGAGACCAACGACGAGGGCGAGATGATCCGCTGGCTGCACGAGGCGGCCGACGGCTCGATTCCGGTGGTCGTCAACCCCGGCGCGTTCACGCACTATTCGTACGCGATGCGGGACGCCGCCGCCCAGCGCACCGCGCCGCTCATCGAGGTGCACATCTCCAACCCGTACGCGCGCGAGGAGTTCCGCCACACCTCGGTGATCGCGGCGGTCGCCAGCGGTACGGTGGCGGGCTTCGGCATCGGCTCCTACGAACTCGCGCTGCGCGCGCTGGCCGCCGAACTCACCGGCTGACCACGGCCCCGGGCACCCCGCGCCGCCTCCCGGCCGCCGCTCCGGCGGCGGCCGGGGCCACCCGCCGCCCCGCCGGGGGAGGACTGCGGTCACCTTCTGCGGGTACCGTTCGCCGGACAACCACATCGGCCCACCCGGGCCGGACGCCCGGCGCGCCGGACACGTGAGCACCGTACGGACGACAGCCCCGTTCCGTACCGCGAGCGCCGCGCACGCGGGCGGCCCACGAGATCGACCGCACGAGACGGAGAGCCACCGGATGCAGCACGCAGTGGGGGCGCCGCTGCCACCGCCTCACGGACCGGTGCCGGGGCCCGTGGCCGCGCTGAGCTGGACCCCGGGCCATCCCGTACCGCCGCAGCAGCCACCGGCCGCGCCGCCCGCGCCGGGCTGGCCCGCGGCCCCGCCGCCCACCGCCCCGCCGCACGGCGCGCCGACCGCGCCGCCCCCCGCCGAGGCCACCGGGCACGTCCAGCTCCCGCCCGGCGCGCCCGTGGCGCTGCCCAGCCCGCCCGCCGGCGCCTCCGCGCAGGACGCCGCGCACGCCGCCGTCGCGGTGCTGCTCATCGGCCCGGCCGGGGCCGGCAAGACCAGCGTCGCCCGGCACTGGGCCGACACCCGCCGGGTGCCCACCGCGCACATCAGCCTGGACGACGTGCGCGAATGGGTACGGTCCGGGTTCGCCGACCCGCAGACCGGCTGGAACGACCACTCCGAGGCGCAGTACCGCCTCGCCCGCCGTACCTGCGGCTTCGCCGCCCGCAACTTCCTCGCCAACGGCATCTCCTGCATCCTGGACGACGCCGTCTTCCCGGACCGCCCGGTCATCGGCCTCGGCGGCTGGAAACGCCATGTGGGCCCCGGCCTGCTGCCGATCGTGCTGCTGCCCGGCCTGGAGATAGTCCTGGAGCGCAACGCCCGCCGCACGGGCAACCGCCGCCTGTCCGACGAGGAGGTGGCCCGGATACACGGCCGGATGGCGGGCTGGTACGGCTCCGGCCTGCCGATCATCGACAACTCCGCGCAGGACGTACCCACCACGGCCCGTCTGCTGGACGACGTGGTGGCCCGGAGTATCGCGAGTCCGCCCAGCTGGTAGCTGACAGTTTGTAGCTGGGAGCTGGGAGCTGGGAGCTGGGAGCTGGGAGCTGGGAGCTGGTAGTGGGGGCTGGTGGCAGGAGGCGGGGCGGAAGGCGGGTCGGGGGCTTGCCGTACGGGGCGTGCCGTCTTCGATGGCTGTACGGGCGCGCCGTCCCCCCTGATGCCTGTACGGCCGCCTCCGATGGCTGTACGGGCGCGCCGTCTACCGATGCCTGTACGGGCGCGCCGCCCTCAGCCTGTACGGGCGCGTTGCCCTCAGCTTGTACCGGCACGTCGCCACCAGCCTGTACGGGCGCGCCGCCCTCAGCTTGTACGGGCGCGCCGCTCCCGAGATCCACGCCCCGGACCCCCGCCCCCGAGCCCCGCGCCCCGGGGCTCCCCGAAGCCGCCGTTCCCAGATTGCGCCGATCCGGATCGCGCCGTCCCCCGGACCGCACCAGTTCCCGAATCCCACCGGCTCCCCGCGGTTCCCGCCGCCCCCTCCGGGTATCCCCCCGCCGGGGGAACGATCACGTTCGATTTGCCCCGTAGGGCCCCCGCTTTCCGCCCGCCCGCCCGCGAGCGCCCTGCGGTCCCCCGGCCGGACCCGCCCGACCGGCCGGGGGAGACCGGGGCCCGTACGCTCGGTGCATGTCCGAGCTGTACTCGGCCCGGCGTACGCGGCTGCGCGACCGCTGCGCCGCAGCCGGAAGCGCCGCGGCGCTGATCTCGCGTCCCGCCAACGTCCGCTACCTCACCGGCTGCGCTCCGCCCGGCGCGGCCCTGCTGCTCGGCCCGGCCGACGACCTGCTGCTGACCGGGGGGCCGCTGAGCGGCGATCCGTCCGAGGGGCGTCCGAGCGAGGAACTGCGGGTCTGCGAGCTGCCGACCCCGGACGGCGACCCGGTCGTGGCCGCCGCGGA encodes:
- the aroC gene encoding chorismate synthase, with translation MSRLRWLTAGESHGPALVATLEGLPAGVPITTDMVADALARRRLGYGRGARMKFERDEVTFLGGVRHGLTLGSPVAVMVGNTEWPKWEKVMAADPVDPAELAELARNAPLTRPRPGHADLAGMQKYGFDEARPVLERASARETAARVALGTVARSYLKETAGIEIVSHVVELAAAKAPYGVVPKPSDVERLDADPVRCLDPEASAAMVAEIDQAHKDGDTLGGVVEVLAYGVPVGLGSHVHWDRRLDARLAGALMGIQAIKGVEVGDGFDLARVPGSKAHDEIVSTDEGIRRATGRSGGTEGGLTTGELLRVRAAMKPIATVPRALATVDVTTGEATQAHHQRSDVCAVPAAGIVAEAMVALVLADAVAEKFGGDSVLETRRNVRSFLDALAIK
- the aroB gene encoding 3-dehydroquinate synthase, whose protein sequence is MTEQPTRIQVGGTAGTDPYEVLVGRQLLGELAGLIGKKAQRVAVLHPEALAATGEALREDLAGQGYEAIAVQLPNAEEAKTAEVAAYCWKALGQTGFTRTDVIVGVGGGATTDVAGFVAATWLRGVRWIAVPTTVLGMVDAAVGGKTGINTAEGKNLVGAFHPPAGVLCDLAALDSLPVHDYVSGLAEVIKAGFIADPAILELIESDPEGAKRPDGPHTTELIERAIRVKAEVVSADLKESGLREILNYGHTLGHAIEKNERYNWRHGAAVSVGMVFAAELGRIAGRLDDATADRHRAVLASVGLPLTYRGDQWPKLLETMKVDKKSRGDRLRFIVLDGLAKPTVLEGPDPAMLLAAHAEIAA
- the aroQ gene encoding type II 3-dehydroquinate dehydratase — protein: MRRVLVLNGPNLGRLGSREPDVYGSTSYAGLVERCTALGEELGLAAEVRETNDEGEMIRWLHEAADGSIPVVVNPGAFTHYSYAMRDAAAQRTAPLIEVHISNPYAREEFRHTSVIAAVASGTVAGFGIGSYELALRALAAELTG
- a CDS encoding Pro-rich N-terminal domain-containing protein — its product is MQHAVGAPLPPPHGPVPGPVAALSWTPGHPVPPQQPPAAPPAPGWPAAPPPTAPPHGAPTAPPPAEATGHVQLPPGAPVALPSPPAGASAQDAAHAAVAVLLIGPAGAGKTSVARHWADTRRVPTAHISLDDVREWVRSGFADPQTGWNDHSEAQYRLARRTCGFAARNFLANGISCILDDAVFPDRPVIGLGGWKRHVGPGLLPIVLLPGLEIVLERNARRTGNRRLSDEEVARIHGRMAGWYGSGLPIIDNSAQDVPTTARLLDDVVARSIASPPSW
- a CDS encoding shikimate kinase, which produces MTPPLVVLVGPPGAGKSTVGALLAERLGAGYRDTDADIEAGAGKPIPEIFIDDGEPHFRELERQAVRAAVETHPGVLSLGGGAVMDDGTRALLTGLPVVFLDVQLADAVRRVGLDAPRPLLAVNPRQRWRELMEARRPLYTEVARAVVTTDGRTPEEVADAVLDALQLQKPRETGAPAADAAVPGTPGREDHP